The DNA sequence TTGTAAGCGTAGTGAGCTCGTCGACCACATAACATGTCACTTGATATGGCATTTTTCTGTGGTTGTATACATCAAGGTATAAGTAATGGGTTTCGGTAGTTAGTTCAAGTTAGGTGAATGTTATTTTGTACATCCTGTTGTATTCAAGTTTTCGTTGTAGATTATGCGATGTTGGCGCGGTATTTGCATGCCTTTATATATTCCTCTTGAAATTGGATACGTCCGAATTGCTGTATGCTATAATCTCGGTTTTTTGTGTACAATAATCGCACCAGAAGCCCTTGTGGCTTGGGCGCGATCCCTAGTCATTCATCTGGCTCTCGAACCATTCTCCGGCAGTTTTCGGTTCAACTTGAAATAGTTTTCACAACAGAATACAGCAAAGCAAGTACCtaacataaaattttaacgAACAAAATCTAGCCAGAATCGTAAAGATAACTTTTCTCCCCCTTTTGTTTAAGCTTCTTAAGCTGCTGTTCTATTTTCGCCTTTTATGTGTCGTTGCTTTCCTTGTACAGAGTCATATTTCAGTAGAAACTAATGGTCAAACTTAAAGTGGACACCGAAATATTTACAGTCGCATCATCTACAGATTGGTAGAATCAACGTATAAGCTGATGCCGTAAAGATGTTCGTTAACTGCTTTGTTTCTCATAGGTTGTCCGAGTATGGCCGGCCAAGGTAGAAGCCTGTCCCCGCCTTGCGCTGAGTTTCATCCAGAGGGGTATTGAAAGTCAGATCATCGGTGCTCCCATGGACACGAAACCCTGAAAACACCAAAAGCAACGGAAACAAATATTACTATTAGATCATACTTTTCCGAATTATGACAGCGGGTAGAAAGCTCGAAAGAGATTCGATGCCAAAATATCAGATTAACTAACTTCCAACATCGTACCTAGATCTGGCATTTCGAAAGTTCCGTGACTTGGTGACTGGTAGTTCAAAGGAAAATCTTGAGTAGGGCCGAACTCCTGCAAGTAACGAGATTGATCACAAGGAAAATGAGTCATTGCACCTCTGGGACACCCGCGAAGTTGGTGTTGTGGAATCCTTCCTGGACCGTGCATCTGCTGCAGTTGCTGGTGTTGTTTTGCAAGGGAGTGATGGACAGTGCTGGGGAGTATATTAGTAGAGAAAGGATGGTGGGATGGGACGGAGGCCTTGCGAGCTTGGGCTGGTTGAGAATCTAATGGACAAAAAGATGTTTGTTTCGTCTGTCTTGATTGTATGGTTCGTACCCGAGGAAATGTTGCAGGACTTCTGCATGCCTGTAGTTCTTGACTGTGACAGTAAGTCCCCAAGCCAGTGACAACATTATACGAATTACAGAAGGAAGTGGAATCTTCAGAACTCAGTTGAGTAGATTTTCCATCTTTGAAAATATTCAAGCCTGTTAGATTCGTAGAAATAGCAAACGGTGAACTTGAGTTTACCCCATCAGCTTTGACTGGACTTCCTTCAATTGTGTTATTGTCCTTTTCGGGTGTAAACTTGAAGTCATCCGCTGTAATTAGGCTGTCCTCATTGGGCAAAAGAAGCTCAATGGGAAAACTTTCCGTATCATCAATGCAGCTGACAGGATTGTGTATCAACCCTGGGTCAAATGGAACACCGGATCTCATGTTTTCGAGCAAATCATTAGAGACCAACTGATTTTCCCTGCTCTTACTTTGCTCACCAGAGCTTGAAAACAGCATGTTTTCACAATCCAGCCAAATGAGTGCATATTCGTCAATAGGAAGTGGGAACTTGCATGGTTCTGAAACATCATTCCTTGCCGACCTTTCTAAAGAGCTTTGCTGAATTAAAGAAGTTGCATCAGTTGATTGAAATCCCTTCCCAGAAACTGTACCATATGATGGTTCTCGGGTCAAGTCCTTTGACACTCCATGAGCTATGGATTCTGATCCCGGGTCAAATTGAACACCCAATCTGAATTTTTCTACAAAATCGTCAGAGACTAACTGAGTTTCCCTGCTCTTACTTTGTTCACCAGAGCTTGAGGACAAGCTGTCTTCCCCATCCATGGAAATGAGTCCATATTCTTCAGTGGTTGATGGAAAGACAAAGTTATCTGCAATTGGAAGTGGCAAATTGCCCGGTTCTGAAATGCCATTCTTTCCTGACCTTTCAACAGGACCTTGTTGAATGAAAGAAGATGCATCAGTTGATTGCAATCCCTCTCTGGAACCTGTACCATATGATGGTTCTTGAGTCAGGTCCTCCAAAACTTCATGAGCTATAAATTCAGACCGTTCACAGCAAGAGATGCCACAGCTAGGCGTTTTCTCTGgagaaatgcaaaaaaaaaaaaaaaaacattagctTCTCTCTGTATTTCAGCAGCTAGTGCAAGTTAAAATTTAATGGACAGAGGTCAAAATGTTCAGTTGAAACCATAAGTTCCACAAATATTAAGCTACTAAAGAACAATCAACATTTGCAACTCTACCTGTAACATGAAACCGGTGAACAAATTTAGAACATATTTCAGGGTCCTCGGGGTGAATTGTGGTCAGATCAGAATGCTGCGGGCATGACATTTACAAAGGGGTGAGACAGAAAAATGATGTTCAAATTTAGACTAATAAGTTAGTTAATCATCACGCGTACCTCTGGTATGATCAAATCAATTAAGAATTTTGCTTCAGTATCCTCGTCAACGGATATGGCCAGGAGACCTGGGGATAATTCTTGTACAGATACAGGAGTTTGTTGAGATGCACTGTTGGAAGAATTGACAGCTGAAGCAGGGGATACTACATGTTCCTCAGATGTTTCACATTTGTTTCTCGTACTGTTAGCAGAATCCTCAAGAGGCAAGCCAAATTTGGAAGTTTCGTCATGCTcgtttgaattttgagtttgCTTCTCTTGGACGGCTTTTTCCTGTGCTTCTGCCACCAAACAAAACTGATAGTCAGTAGTTTACATTTGCATTGAGAAACTTCTTCATTTACATTTGCATTAGGAAACTTCTTCATAATCtattgaagaagcaaactaaAAAGGCAAGAAAGCGCTACATAACTACAACCCAAAACTTCGGTATTTTTGAATGCAATAGCACAAGATCGTCGCACCTCTTGTAATGTttccctcctcttcttccttctgaCTTAGACACTCGGAAGAACCAAAAGTCTCATCATTGTAGGAATTCCAAGGGTTTGTCTTCGAACGATTCACTGCCTGAAAGGTTATAAATTAAAACTGTTAAGTAGATGTCTTTAGCAACACCTAAATCCATGCAAATATATAAGGACCAAAAAAGGCTAATGAGAACTACTTAAAGACATCATACAGGCTTGGCTAATGCCGTAGTTTGAAATAGAATAAGAAAGTTATCAATCGGACCTTATAGAGTTGTCGAGGACGATATGGTTCTTTGCTCTTATGGAGTAGATGAGGACTGTTTTGCAACATGGAAACAGAATCCCCAGGAAAGCGTCCATACACCCCCAGTTCGTGCCCGTCTCCAAGAAGTCCACGATATTCTGAGTCTTGCAACAAACATGTCATTTATGTACGTTGTCATGCCATCTTTCACATGGACGCTCATAATAAACAGAATCAAAATGCAAGAGCACTCTCCAAATGCAGAGGAATAGTTCGCAAAATGCGGAAGGTTAAAGACAGCGTTAGAAAACCATAAACTACACACCTGAATCACGAGAAGGTTGTGACGAACGAGGACACACAGAATAAAGTTCACTGTTCCAGGACAATCATCAAAGTAAAAGCATAAGAGCAAGAACCAATAGCTATATACACAGAATAATTTCGAAAAATATGTAAACTACCAAGCATTAAGTATTGTACCTTAAAATCGAAGATTCGATCCCACTCGGAAGTTTTATGCTTGCATCCACATTTGCCAGAGAGAACAAAATATCCCTACTATAAGTAATCCTTGAATGTCTGAATAAAATtcagaaaataataaacaagTTATCAGCTAATTAGGCTAATATCACAGCATTTAAGCAGGTTTAGTGACTTCAGTAAAagtaaaatcacaaaaacaaaactagtCTCGGAGAATATTTTCTCGGTAACCAAACAGAAATTTGAGCAGGTTTAATTCACTTCATTTTCTCGGTATCCAAAcagtaaataatattataacaGCAAAAGTAGCATGTTGAATATTTTATTAGGAAGATCAGATCAACAGATTATAATAATGCAAAGTATACTTGAAAAGCGAGATTAGATTACTTGGCGAGGTCTTGTGCGTCCGATTCTGAGTGCGGAAGTCGACCTTGGTCGTCAGTTTCCGACCTCATTTTCCTGGGAAAATCCGGCATTTTAAGCAGTCGCTTCAAATCAACTGCAGATTTTCTCCCTCCTCCACAAACCTTCAAAGATCAAGATGCAAAAATATGCAAAATCTTCAATACTCTGTGTTTCTCTGTACGGACAGAGAAATAAGAAGCAAAAAATTACTAGAAAATTAAGGAAatgattataaataaataaataaataaaagaaaaagaaaaagaaagcaaaacttTGACAATGCTGACGAAATCAGAGCTTCCAGTGAAGATTGAAACTCTTCGTGTGCAAAATTTTCCGGGAAAATATCTTAGGGTTTGGCAAAATGCGTGTTTGGAGGACGAGGAAGTGTG is a window from the Pyrus communis chromosome 16, drPyrComm1.1, whole genome shotgun sequence genome containing:
- the LOC137720511 gene encoding uncharacterized protein produces the protein MPDFPRKMRSETDDQGRLPHSESDAQDLAKHSRITYSRDILFSLANVDASIKLPSGIESSILSELYSVCPRSSQPSRDSEYRGLLGDGHELGVYGRFPGDSVSMLQNSPHLLHKSKEPYRPRQLYKAVNRSKTNPWNSYNDETFGSSECLSQKEEEEGNITREAQEKAVQEKQTQNSNEHDETSKFGLPLEDSANSTRNKCETSEEHVVSPASAVNSSNSASQQTPVSVQELSPGLLAISVDEDTEAKFLIDLIIPEHSDLTTIHPEDPEICSKFVHRFHVTEKTPSCGISCCERSEFIAHEVLEDLTQEPSYGTGSREGLQSTDASSFIQQGPVERSGKNGISEPGNLPLPIADNFVFPSTTEEYGLISMDGEDSLSSSSGEQSKSRETQLVSDDFVEKFRLGVQFDPGSESIAHGVSKDLTREPSYGTVSGKGFQSTDATSLIQQSSLERSARNDVSEPCKFPLPIDEYALIWLDCENMLFSSSGEQSKSRENQLVSNDLLENMRSGVPFDPGLIHNPVSCIDDTESFPIELLLPNEDSLITADDFKFTPEKDNNTIEGSPVKADGVNSSSPFAISTNLTGLNIFKDGKSTQLSSEDSTSFCNSYNVVTGLGTYCHSQELQACRSPATFPRVRTIQSRQTKQTSFCPLDSQPAQARKASVPSHHPFSTNILPSTVHHSLAKQHQQLQQMHGPGRIPQHQLRGCPRGAMTHFPCDQSRYLQEFGPTQDFPLNYQSPSHGTFEMPDLGFRVHGSTDDLTFNTPLDETQRKAGTGFYLGRPYSDNL